CGTGAAGGCGGTAATTATTGGGTCGCGGGTCGTTTCGGAACGACACGAGTTCGTGGCACGCGGCCCCTTTCTGTTCCGCGGTCGGTCAGTTGCTTAACGCTGCTAACCGAACCGCTGGTCACCGTGAAACTTTCGCCCCGGAGCGTAGGGATGGGTGCCGACTCCGCCGACACCACGCGCGTGACGCTTCTCCACCGGCTCAACCAGGACCCGGCCGACCAGATTTCCTGGGGCGAGTTCTTCCGCCTCTACAGCCCGGCGATCCGCGGGTGGCTCATGCACTGGGGCTGCAAGAGGCGGACGCCCAGGACGTGGCGCAGAACGTACTCATGCGGCTCACGCAGAAGCTGCCGCAGTTCAAGTACGACCCGAGCCGGAGCTTCCGCGGGTGGCTGAAGACGCTCACGCACCACGCCTGGCACGATTTCGTGACCGAGGCCGGGAACCGCGTCCGCGGGAGCGGCGACACCAGCGTGTTCGACCAGCTCCAGTCGATCGAAGCGCGAGGATCTCGCGGCCCGCGTCGAAGCGACATTTGACAAGGAACTGCTCGAAATGGCCCTGCTGCGCGCGGGAGCGGGTCGCGGATAGTACCTGGATGGCGTTCAAGCTCGCGGCGCTCGACGGCGTGGCGCGCAAACGATAGCCGACCAGCTCGGGGTGCGTGTCGCAGGTGTACCTCGCCAAGCACCGCGTCCAGAAGCTCGTGCAAGAAGAGATCAAGGCGATTGAGACCCGGGAGCAGGCGACGGGGGTGAGAACTCCGGCGCAGGGGCACGGACCGGGCGAGCGCAAGTCGGTCGAACCGTTCCCCTTGCCGCCTCACGGCCGCGCCGCCCCTCGAGTTCCGCCCGCGGTTCGACTACTCTCCTCGCAGTGCCCTCCCCTTGCCCACCGTCACGATGCCTGATTGCCCAGAAGACACCGACCTGGCCGGGTTCCTGAACGACTCGCTCGGGGCCGACCGCCTCGCGCTCGTCTCCGGGCACGTGGACGGGTGCCCGCTGTGCCAGGCCCGGCTCGACCGCCTGACCGAACAGGCGAGCGGGGCCGTGGCCCGGTACAAGGAGCTCTCGTCCGGTGTGCTCCCGGACGCGCGCTCGGGCGGCGTCGCCTCGGCCCCGGAGGACGCCACGCTGATCGTGGGGGAAGCCGGCCCCTCGGGGTTCATCGGGGTACCGCGGGTGCCCGGGTTCGAGGTGGCCGGGGAGATCGGCCGGGCGGAATGGGGTCGTGTACAAGGCGCGGCACCGCCGGCTGAACCGGCTCGTCGCGCTCAAAATGATCCTGGCCGGGGCGTCGGCCGACCCGCGCGTCGTTCAGCCGCTTCCTGTTCGAGGGCGAGGTGCTCGCGCGGGTCCAGCACCCGCAAGTCGTTCAGGTGTTCGAGGTGGACACCTACGAGGGGCCGAACCGCGTACCGATCCCGTACCTCGCGATGGAACTGCTGGAGGGCGGGTCGCTCAGCCGCAAGCTCCGGGCGGCGAACGAGGGGACCGCCCGCGCCTCACGCCGCGGGAAGCCGCCGAACTGCTCGAGGGCATCGCGCGGGCCGTTCACGCCGCGCACATCCAGGGCGTCGTCCACCGCGACCTCAAGCCGGGCAACATTCTCTTCGCGAGCGCGGATTTCGGGACGCCGAACCCGGACCTGAAAACGGGGACCGGGGACAAGCACACCGTCGCCGCCTCCGGCGCCCGCGCCCCACGCTGCACCCCGAACTTCGCGCTGCCCAAGGTCACCGACTTCGGCCTCGCGAAGTTCACCCAGGACTCGGGGCGGACCTGACGCAGACCGGACAAATCGTCGGCACCCC
The Gemmata palustris DNA segment above includes these coding regions:
- a CDS encoding RNA polymerase sigma factor, whose protein sequence is MAHALGLQEADAQDVAQNVLMRLTQKLPQFKYDPSRSFRGWLKTLTHHAWHDFVTEAGNRVRGSGDTSVFDQLQSIEARGSRGPRRSDI
- a CDS encoding protein kinase domain-containing protein — translated: MYKARHRRLNRLVALKMILAGASADPRVVQPLPVRGRGARAGPAPASRSGVRGGHLRGAEPRTDPVPRDGTAGGRVAQPQAPGGERGDRPRLTPREAAELLEGIARAVHAAHIQGVVHRDLKPGNILFASADFGTPNPDLKTGTGDKHTVAASGARAPRCTPNFALPKVTDFGLAKFTQDSGRT